A genomic segment from Truepera sp. encodes:
- the secA gene encoding preprotein translocase subunit SecA — MLGFVQKLFDNNDREVKRLHQEAVVTANALEADMEGVENLAEAYAALRRRHLEGGESLDALLPEAFALTRESAKRFLGLRHYDVQLIGGATLHNGRMAEMKTGEGKTLVATLALALNALSGKGTHLVTTNDYLARTGAEWMGPVYRGLGLEVGVIQHDTDGPARREYYRNDITYITNSELGFDYLRDNMAFRPDQLVLREDTPLNFAIIDEVDSILIDEARTPLIISGPAELATDKYYTMAAIVPQLEKGEPSEGDTPATGDYSADAKSKDIHLTEAGIAKAEKLLGIDNIFSPENMEVGHMLRQALRAAEHYQLDQEYVKDEAGQIVIVDEFTGRLMPGRRFGEGLHQAIEAKEGVKIERENQTLATITYQNFFKLYNKISGMTGTAKTEEKEFQEIYNTDVLVIPTNRPVIRNDEEDIIYRTEEGKFSAVVDEIAQVHASGQPMLVGTVTIEASERLSKMLKRRGVPHEVLNAKYHGREAEIVAQAGRSGAVTISTNMAGRGTDIVLGGNAEWLARQLLEREGFDRYDSDTELFIKAIMMRRPDEARAALAKLDGLPAEILPRLEKLRDEADADHQKVVSLGGLHIIGTERHESRRIDNQLRGRAGRQGDPGSSRFYVSFEDDLMRLFANERVLGMMDRLGMDDSQPIEARMVTGAIERAQKRVEDRNFGIRKQLLEYDNVMSKQREVVYAQRREVLLGNDMSDDVQEMIAAYIDAQVQRYLNPELEPEEQDMAALRVSLADAVPVFETMDFDEYRGKQPDEVTDELVIKMEAAYQEREAELGAPLLRELERFIVLQVVDQHWKEHLHSMDVLRQGIGLRGYGQRNPLQEYAFEGYNLFEEMNANIRLNVAKLLFRVQVNVDQRLERRQQRQAPVQYSASDQGGLAAAAAAAPRGGAGPARGTGPTSPIRVGEKVGRNDPCPCGSGKKYKHCHGRDQAVQA, encoded by the coding sequence ATGCTCGGATTCGTTCAGAAGCTGTTCGACAACAACGACCGCGAGGTCAAGCGCCTCCATCAGGAGGCGGTGGTCACCGCCAACGCCCTGGAAGCCGACATGGAGGGCGTCGAGAACCTGGCCGAGGCGTACGCGGCGCTCAGGCGCCGCCACCTGGAAGGGGGCGAGAGCCTCGACGCCCTCCTCCCGGAAGCGTTCGCGCTCACTCGCGAGTCGGCCAAACGCTTCCTCGGCTTGAGGCATTACGACGTGCAGCTCATCGGTGGGGCCACGCTCCACAACGGCCGCATGGCCGAGATGAAGACGGGCGAGGGCAAGACGCTCGTCGCCACGCTCGCGCTGGCGCTGAACGCGCTATCGGGCAAGGGAACCCATCTCGTGACCACCAACGACTACCTGGCTCGCACGGGGGCCGAGTGGATGGGCCCCGTGTACCGCGGCCTCGGGCTCGAGGTCGGCGTCATCCAGCACGACACCGACGGCCCTGCCCGCCGTGAGTACTACCGCAATGACATCACGTACATCACCAACTCGGAGCTAGGCTTCGACTACCTGCGCGACAACATGGCGTTCCGCCCCGACCAGCTCGTGCTGCGCGAGGACACCCCCCTCAATTTCGCCATCATCGACGAGGTCGACTCCATCCTCATCGACGAGGCGCGCACGCCGCTCATCATCTCGGGCCCCGCCGAGCTCGCCACCGACAAGTACTACACGATGGCAGCCATAGTCCCGCAACTCGAGAAGGGCGAGCCTTCCGAGGGCGACACGCCGGCCACCGGCGACTACTCCGCGGACGCCAAGTCGAAGGACATCCACCTCACCGAGGCCGGCATCGCGAAGGCCGAGAAGCTCCTCGGGATCGACAACATCTTCAGCCCCGAGAACATGGAGGTCGGCCACATGCTGCGTCAGGCGCTGCGCGCGGCCGAGCACTATCAGCTCGACCAGGAGTACGTGAAGGACGAGGCGGGCCAGATCGTCATCGTCGACGAGTTCACGGGTCGCCTCATGCCGGGCAGGCGCTTCGGCGAGGGCCTCCACCAGGCCATCGAGGCCAAGGAGGGCGTCAAGATCGAACGCGAGAACCAGACGCTCGCCACCATCACCTACCAGAACTTCTTCAAGCTCTACAACAAGATCTCGGGCATGACCGGCACCGCCAAGACCGAGGAAAAGGAGTTCCAGGAGATCTACAACACGGACGTCCTCGTGATCCCCACCAACCGGCCCGTCATCCGTAACGACGAAGAGGACATCATCTACCGCACCGAGGAGGGCAAGTTCAGCGCGGTGGTCGACGAGATCGCGCAAGTGCACGCCAGCGGCCAACCCATGCTGGTCGGGACGGTCACCATCGAGGCCTCGGAACGGCTGTCGAAGATGCTCAAGCGCCGCGGCGTGCCCCACGAGGTCCTCAACGCCAAGTACCACGGCCGCGAGGCCGAGATAGTGGCGCAGGCGGGCAGGTCGGGCGCAGTCACCATCAGCACGAACATGGCCGGCCGCGGCACCGACATCGTCCTGGGCGGCAACGCCGAATGGCTTGCCCGCCAACTGCTGGAGCGCGAGGGCTTCGACCGCTACGATTCCGACACCGAGCTGTTCATCAAGGCCATCATGATGCGCCGGCCGGACGAGGCCCGCGCCGCGCTGGCGAAACTCGACGGCCTGCCGGCCGAGATCCTGCCTCGCCTCGAGAAGCTACGCGACGAGGCCGACGCCGACCACCAGAAGGTCGTGAGCCTCGGGGGCCTGCACATCATCGGGACCGAACGCCACGAGTCGCGGCGCATCGACAACCAGCTCCGCGGCCGCGCCGGCCGCCAGGGCGACCCGGGGTCGAGCCGCTTCTACGTCTCGTTCGAGGACGACCTCATGCGCCTCTTCGCCAACGAGCGCGTCCTCGGCATGATGGACCGCCTCGGCATGGACGACTCGCAGCCCATCGAGGCCCGCATGGTCACGGGCGCCATCGAGCGCGCCCAGAAGCGCGTCGAGGACCGCAACTTCGGCATCCGCAAGCAACTGCTCGAGTACGACAACGTGATGAGCAAGCAGCGCGAGGTCGTTTACGCCCAGCGCCGCGAAGTGCTCCTCGGCAACGACATGTCGGACGACGTCCAGGAGATGATCGCCGCCTACATCGACGCCCAGGTGCAGCGCTACCTGAACCCGGAGCTCGAGCCGGAGGAACAGGACATGGCCGCCCTCCGCGTCTCGCTGGCCGACGCGGTACCGGTGTTCGAGACGATGGACTTCGACGAGTACCGCGGCAAGCAACCGGACGAAGTCACCGACGAGCTCGTCATCAAGATGGAGGCCGCCTACCAGGAGCGCGAGGCCGAGCTGGGCGCACCCCTGTTGCGCGAACTGGAGCGCTTCATCGTCTTGCAGGTCGTCGACCAGCACTGGAAGGAGCACCTCCACAGCATGGACGTGCTGCGGCAGGGGATCGGCCTGCGCGGCTACGGCCAGCGGAACCCGCTGCAGGAGTACGCCTTCGAGGGCTACAACCTGTTCGAGGAGATGAACGCCAACATCCGCCTGAACGTCGCCAAGCTCCTCTTCCGCGTGCAGGTGAACGTCGACCAGCGCCTGGAACGCCGGCAACAGCGCCAGGCTCCGGTGCAGTACAGCGCGTCCGACCAGGGCGGCCTCGCCGCGGCGGCGGCCGCTGCCCCGCGCGGGGGCGCCGGCCCGGCGCGCGGCACCGGCCCCACCTCCCCCATCCGCGTGGGCGAGAAGGTGGGCCGCAACGATCCCTGCCCGTGCGGCAGCGGCAAGAAGTACAAGCACTGCCACGGCCGCGATCAGGCGGTGCAGGCCTGA
- a CDS encoding RsmD family RNA methyltransferase produces the protein MASPRILGGSAKGRALKVPARGTRPSPSRLREALFDMLAFEPRGRFLDLFAGTGAMGLEAASRGWSAVCVDSSRAACDVIRSNARTLRLGVEVVRADATAYARLHQAGFDVVVAAPPYPADLTAIFAQVLGSGAAKPQGLYVLQHPTDLPSPPLPPALAEAEVRRKQYGTNTLTLVRVPPAA, from the coding sequence ATGGCGAGCCCTCGCATCCTCGGCGGCAGCGCGAAGGGCCGCGCGTTGAAGGTGCCGGCCAGGGGCACTCGCCCAAGCCCCTCGCGGCTGCGCGAGGCACTCTTCGACATGCTCGCGTTCGAGCCGCGCGGCCGCTTCCTGGACCTGTTCGCGGGCACGGGCGCCATGGGCCTGGAGGCCGCCAGCCGCGGCTGGTCCGCCGTCTGCGTCGACTCGTCGCGCGCCGCTTGCGACGTCATCCGCTCGAACGCGCGGACCTTGAGGCTGGGAGTCGAGGTCGTTCGGGCCGACGCCACCGCCTACGCCAGGCTGCACCAAGCGGGGTTCGACGTGGTGGTCGCCGCCCCCCCTTATCCCGCGGACCTGACCGCGATCTTCGCCCAGGTGCTCGGCTCGGGCGCCGCGAAGCCACAGGGCCTGTACGTCCTGCAGCACCCGACCGACCTGCCCAGCCCGCCGCTCCCACCGGCGCTGGCTGAGGCGGAGGTCAGGCGCAAGCAGTACGGCACCAACACCCTCACGCTCGTCAGGGTGCCGCCGGCCGCCTAG
- the pyrF gene encoding orotidine-5'-phosphate decarboxylase: MAKARTDTFGARLASRAKVAGSVVCLGLDPRPEAHPLTSGLACAGATASAIERYLITVLDATHDLLACCKPQSAFFEALGLPGLEALAGVMNHARTLGLPVILDAKRGDIGSTAAAYAEAYLKGGDLAADALTVNLYLGLDTLEPFIAAAEANGRGLFVLVRTSNPGSADLQELTLEDGTPLYSKLADALTERAAGLPRDPDGYTSLGAVAGATHPAATAELRARLPHSLLLVPGYGAQGGNAADAAKAFDANGWGAVVNASRSLTYPPAAQAAGGLAEVAAAARAATLAMRDDLNRALGVS, from the coding sequence GTGGCCAAGGCGCGCACCGACACGTTCGGTGCGCGCCTCGCGTCGCGCGCCAAGGTCGCCGGGTCGGTGGTCTGCCTCGGGTTGGACCCGCGTCCGGAGGCGCACCCGCTGACCAGCGGGTTGGCTTGCGCCGGCGCCACCGCCTCCGCCATAGAGCGCTACCTGATCACCGTCCTCGACGCCACTCACGACCTGCTGGCGTGCTGCAAGCCGCAGTCCGCGTTCTTCGAGGCCCTCGGGCTGCCCGGCCTGGAGGCGCTGGCGGGCGTGATGAACCACGCGCGCACTCTCGGACTACCCGTCATCCTCGACGCCAAGCGGGGCGACATCGGCAGCACCGCCGCGGCGTACGCCGAGGCCTACCTGAAGGGTGGCGACCTGGCGGCGGACGCGCTCACCGTCAACCTCTACCTGGGCCTCGACACGCTGGAGCCGTTCATCGCGGCCGCCGAGGCCAACGGGCGCGGCCTGTTCGTGCTCGTCCGCACCTCCAACCCGGGCAGCGCCGACCTTCAGGAACTCACGCTCGAGGACGGAACGCCCCTCTACTCGAAGCTGGCCGACGCGCTCACGGAGCGCGCCGCCGGCCTGCCGCGAGACCCCGACGGCTACACGTCGCTCGGCGCCGTGGCCGGCGCCACGCATCCGGCCGCTACGGCGGAGCTTCGGGCGCGCCTGCCACACAGCCTGCTGCTGGTGCCCGGCTACGGTGCACAGGGCGGCAACGCCGCCGACGCGGCAAAGGCGTTCGACGCCAACGGGTGGGGGGCGGTGGTAAACGCGAGCCGCAGCCTCACCTACCCGCCCGCGGCCCAGGCGGCCGGCGGACTCGCGGAGGTGGCGGCGGCGGCGAGGGCGGCCACACTCGCCATGCGCGACGACCTCAACCGGGCCCTGGGGGTCAGTTAG